CATCTCCGTCTCCGACCGTCCGGGCGGCGACATGGCGATCTACACCGACAGCGGCGTGACGCTGTTCGACCGGGGCGCCCGGAATGTGAGCTTCACCCCGACGACGGCCTTCGCGGCGGGCACGGTGGGCTCGGCCGTGACGGTCGACGGCGTGCCGGTCACGGGGGCGAGTTCGCCGATGCGGCTCGCGAGCGGGCGGCTCGCCGGCCTCGCCTCGTTGCGCGACGAGAGCGCGGTCGCTTACGAGAACCAGCTCGACGCCATCGCCGGCGCCCTGATCGACACCTTCAAGGAAACCGGCGCCGCCGGGTCGAAGACGGGCCTGTTCACGGCCGGCGCGAGCGGCGCCCTGCCGGGTTCGACCGCCGGGCTCGCAGGGAGGATCGCGCTCAACGCCGCCGTCGACCCGACGAGCGGCGGCGACGTCACGACCCTGCGCGACGGCGGCATGAACGGTGCCGCCTACAAGGCCAATCCGGGCACCGACGCGGCTTACGCGACGCGGCTGAACGGGCTGGTCGCCGGGCTGGCGACGGCGCGCAGCTTCACCCCGGGCCCGCCGCTGAACGAGACCGCGACGCTCGCGGGCTTCGCGGCCGATTCCGCCGGCTGGCTCGAAGCGACCCGCAAGGCCGCCTCGGGGGATGCCGACTACCAGAAGACCCTGCTCGGGCGGGCCAGCGACGCCCTGTCGAACGCCGTCGGCGTCAACGGCGACGACGAGACCGCCCAGATGCTGCAGCTCCAACGCGCCTACACGGCCTCGGCCAAGATCCTGACCATGGTGGACGACCTGCTGCAGACCCTCCTGACCGCGATCCGGTGAGGCGTCCCGGCGATCCCCCGCAAGACAGAGCCCTGCCTGCCATGATGACCACCAGCTACATCTCCAGCCTCAGCCTGTGGAACACCCCGCGCAATGCCGCGGGCCGGCTCCAGACCGAGATCGCGACCGCGACCCAGGAAATCACGGCGGGGCGCTACGCCGATATCGGCCTCGCCCTCGGGTCCCAGGTGAGCCGCAGCTTCTCCCTGCGCCAGAGCACGGCGGAGATCGCCGCCCTCAAGGACGGCAACGGCGTCACCGCCCTGCGCCTCGGCGCGACCCAGAACATCCTGCAGCAATTGCAGAAATCCGCCGACACGCAATTCGCCGCCCTGACCGGGCTGACCTCGGACAAGCGCGTCGCCGCGATGGCGGCCTCGGCCGGCGACACCCTGGCGTCGCTGACGAGCCTCCTCAACTCCTCCGCGAGCGGGCAGACGCTGTTCTCCGGCATCAATACCGGCGTGAGCCCGATCAAGGACGGGGCCGTGGCCAATGCCCAGGCCGCCGCGACCGCCGCGTTCCAGACCGCCTTCGGCTTTCGGCCGAACGACCCCCGCGCCTCCACCCTGACGGCGGCGCAGGTGAAGAACTTCCTCGAAGGCACGGTCGCGGCCCAGTTCGCCGACCCGAACTGGGGCAACACCTGGTCGCAGGCCTCGAGCACCGCCGTGACCAGCCGGATCTCGCTGAGCGAGACCGTGACCACCTCGGTCTCGGCCAACGGGACGGCGTTCCGCCAGCTCGCCGAAGCCGCCATCGTGTCGAGCCTCGGCCTCACCGGCCTCTCGGCCGACGCCCAGGCCGTCGTGTCCGACCGGGCGATGGGTCTCCTCAGCCAGGCCAGTGCCGGGCTGGTCTCGCTCCAGGCCGATCTCGGCCGCAGCCAGTCGCGCATCACCGACGCCAATACCCGGCTCGACGCGCAGGCCTCCCTCTTCCAGAAGGAACTCTCCCGCCTCGAAGCGGTCGATCCGGCCGAGGCCAAGACCCGGCTCGACGCCGCGCAGACCCAGCTCCAGATGTCCTACTCGCTGACCGCGCAGATCCAGCAGCTGTCGCTCCTGAAATACCTCTCGTAGCCCGGCGACCCCGCCGGCCCGCGCGACGTCATCCCCGCGACCCCATCCAGACGCGTAGACACAGACCGACGAGGCATCGGCTCGATGTACCGCTTTTCCTATTCCGAGATCCTGGAGGACGCCCCGGAGGTCGGCCGCGAGCGCGAGCGCGCCGCCTTCGACCGGGCGCTCGCCCAGCTGCGCGACGTCGAGGCCCGGGGCCTCGCCGGGCCGGAGCGGACCGCCGCGGTCGGCTTCGTGCAGGACCTGTGGAACGTCCTGATCGCCGACCTCCTGGGGCCCGAGAACGCCCTGCCGCCGGCGCTTCGCGACGACCTCGTATCGATCGGCGCCTGGACCATGCAGGAGGTCGGCGAGGTCCTGCGCTCGCCCGAGCGCAGCCTTTCCGCCTTGATCGAGGTGAACACCTCGATCCGCGACGGCCTGAGGTGAGCCGCACCATGCGCCTGTCGCTGCGAGCCGGGGAACGGATCTACATCAACGGCGCCGTTTTGCGGGTCGACCGCAAGGTGGCGATCGAACTCATGAACGATGCAACCTTCCTGCTCGAGAGCCACGTGCTCCAGGCGGAGGACGCGACGACGCCCCTGCGTCAGCTCTACTTCGCCGCCCAGACCATGCTGATCGATCCCGCCCAGGCGGCATCGGCGCGGGTCCTCTACGACGGCCTGCGCGACGGCCTGCTGGCGACGACCGGCGAGGCGGTCCTGCGCGACGGGCTCGCCGCCGCCCACGCCCTGATCGAGGGCGGCCGGCTGTTCGAGGCGCTGAAGCTGATCCGCGGGCTCTATCCCCTCGAGGCCGCCCTGATGAAGGCCGGGGACGCGCCCGCCGTTCCGGCGCCGGCTCCGGCCCTGACCGCGCTCGCCCGCCGCACCCGCAGCCCCGAGCGGCCCCGCGAGCGTACGGCCGTGCGGCCGCCTGCCACGAACCGCCGCTCCGCCCATGCCGCTCTGCCCGCCCGCGACCCGGAGGCCTGAATGACCGTCGACAGCACCACCAGCGCCACCGCCGCCGCGGGGACCTCCGCGACCGCCGCCGCCGCCAAGGCCGGCAGCTCCTTCGCCGCCTCGATGAACTCGGACACCTTCCTGACGCTGCTGATGGCGCAGCTGAAGAACCAGGATCCGACGAAGCCGATGGACTCGACCGCCTATGTCGGCCAGCTCGCCACCTTCTCGCAGGTCGAGCAGGCGACGAAGACCAACACCAAGCTCGATTCGCTGCTCGCCTCGAGCTTCCTCGACCAGGCCGACACGGTGATCGGCCGCACCCTGACCTCGGCCGACGGCACCCAGACCGGCACCGTCCAGTCGGTGCGGGTGACGAGCGACGGGGCGCTGGCGCGCCTGACCAGCGGCCAGGACGTGCTGCTGACCTCCGGCGTCACCATCCAGTAAGGTGCGCCATCCGGCGACGTGCCGGGCGCTTCGGAGACACCCATGAACGAGGTCGACGCCCTCGAACTCGTCCGCGCCGCGATCTGGACCGTGATCGTCGCCGCGGGCCCCGCGGTCGGCGCCGCGATGCTGGTCGGCATCGCGGTGGCCCTGCTGCAGGCGCTCACCCAGATCCAGGAGGTCACCCTGACCTTCGTGCCGAAGATCGTGGTGATCCTGCTCGTTCTGCTGGTCACCGGCACCTTCATCGGCGGCCAGATCAACGCCTTCGCGGAGGCCGCCTACGGGCGGATCGCGACGGGATTCTGAATGCCCAACCCCCGCGCAAGCTAGCCGTGGCACACCCACCTGCGAAAACCCTTCGCGGAGGATGGTGGGATCATGGCGGTGGGCGCGGCTCCGGCAATCGAGCGCAAGTCGCGGCGGGATTTCGGCTTCGCGGCCGGCATCGTGGCGATCCTGGCGGTGCTGTTCCTGCCGGTCCCGGCATTGCTCATCGATGTCGGGCTCGCCTTCTCGATCGCCCTGTCGGTGCTGATCCTGATGGTGGCGCTCTGGATCCAGAAGCCGCTCGAATTCTCGGCCTTCCCGACCGTGCTGCTGATCGCCACGCTCTTGCGGCTGGCGCTGGGCATCGCGACGACCCGGCTGATCCTGGCCAACGGCCAGAAGGGCGTGGACGCCGCCGGCCACGTCATCCAGGGCTTCTCGCAGTTCGTGATGAGCGGCGACTTCGTGATCGGGATCGTGGTGTTCCTGATCCTGATCACCGTCAACTTCCTGGTCATCACCAAGGGCGCGACCCGCATCGCGGAGGTGGGCGCCCGCTTCACCCTCGACGCGATTCCCGGCAAGCAGATGGCGATCGACGCCGATCTCAATGCCGGGCTGATCGACGACAAGGAGGCGCAGCGCCGGCGCCGGGAACTGGAGGAGGAGAGCGCCTTCTTCGGCTCGATGGACGGCGCCTCGAAGTTCGTCCGCGGCGAGGCGGTGGCCTCGCTCATCATCATCGCGGTCAACGTCTTCGGCGGCATCATCATCGGGACGACGCGGCACGGCCTGCCGCTCGGCACCGCCGCCGACATCTTCACCAAGCTCTCGGTCGGCGACGGCCTGGTCTCGCAGATCCCGGCGCTCATCGTCTCGCTGGCCGCCGGCCTGCTGGTCTCGAAGGGCGGCACACGGGGCACCGCCGAACAGGCGGTAATCGGCCAGCTCGGCGCCTATCCGCGCGCGCTGCTGGTGGCGGCCGCGATGATGGGCATGTTCGCGCTCGTGCCCGGCCTGCCCTTCCTGCCCTTCATGGCGCTGAGCGGGCTCCTGTTCTTCATCGCCCGTACCATCCCGCGCCGGCTCCAGGCGAAGGCGGCGGCGACGGAGGCCAAGGCCAAGGCCGAGGAGGCGATGAAGCAGGCCGAGACCAAGGAGAAGGACTCGGTCAAGGAATCGCTCAAGACCCCGGAGATCGAGCTCAGCCTCGGCCGCCAGGTCGGCTCGCAGATCCAGGCCTCGCAAGGAGAGCTCGGCCACCGGGTCGCCAAGATGCGGCGCAAGTTCGCCCGGCAGTACGGCTTCGTGGTGCCGGACATCAAGGTCGCGGACAACCTCGCCTTGCCGCCGAAGAGCTACCAGATCCTGATCCACGGCACCGTGGCGGCGAGCCAGGAGCTGCGCCCCGGCGAGATGCTGGTGGTGGTCGGCGACGGGCCGAAGCCCGACGTGCCGAGCGACGAGGTGCGCGAGCCCGCCTTCGGCCTGAAGGCCTTGTGGGTGATGGATTCCTACGCCGCGGAGGTGCGCCGCGGCGGCTTCGAGCCGATCGACGGCGCCTCGGTGCTGCTCACCCACCTCTCCGAGGTGATCCGCAACAACCTGCCGCAATTCCTGTCCTACAAGGACATGCGTGCGCTCCTCGACCGGCTCGACCCCGAATACAAGCGCCTGCTCGACGAAATCTGCCCGTCGCAGATCTCCTACTCCGGCCTCCAGGCGGTGCTGAAGCTGCTGCTGGCCGAGCGGGTCTCGATCCGCAACCTGCACCTGATCCTGGAGGCGATCGCCGAGATCACCCCGCATGCGCGCCGGGCCGAGCAGATCGCCGAGCACGTGCGGATGCGCATGGCGCAGCAGATCTGCGGCGACCTCGCCGAGAACGGCGTGCTCAGCGTGCTGCGGCTGGGGGCGAGCTGGGACCTGTCGTTCCACCAGAGCCTGAAGCGCGACGCCAAGGGCGAGGTGGTGGAGTTCGACATCGACCCGCGCCTCGTCGAGCAATTCGGCACCGAGGCCTCGGAGGCGATCCGCTCGCGGATGAAGGAGGTGCACGGCTTCGCCCTCGTCACCGCGCCCGACGCCCGGCCCTACGTGCGGATGATCATCGAGCGGATCTTTCCGACCCTGCCGGTGCTCTCGCATCTCGAGATCGCGCGGGGCGTCGAGATCAAGTCGCTGGGCACGGTCTCGTGACCAAGATCGGGCCGGACAGCTTCCTCGCCGTCTTCCTGATCTTCTGCCGGGTCGGCGGCTGTCTCCTCGTCGTCCCGGGTTTTTCGAGTCCGCGGGTGCCCCAGCAGGTCCGGCTCCTCATCGCCGGGGCCGTCTCGCTCGCCATCGCCCCGTTGATCGTGCCGCAATTCGAGCCGCGGCTCGCCGGGCAGCTGCCGGTGCAGACCCTGGCCTGGATCGCCAGCGAGACCCTGACCGGGCTGATGATCGGCTTCCTCGGCCGGATCTTCATCCTGGTGCTGGAGACGGTGATGAACGCCGCCTCGACCATGGTCGGCTTCGGCGGCATGCCAGGCTCGCCGGTCGAAGGCATCGATCCGGTGCCGGCGGTGGAGGGGCTGATCCTCCTCACCGCGGCCGCGATCATCTTCGCCGCCGACCTGCACTGGGAGCTGTTTCGCGGCCTCGTCGAATCCTATTCCCGCATCCCGCCCGGCGAGGGGCTCGGCAGCCAGCTGATCCTCACCCGCATCGTCGACCAGGTCACCGCCGCCTTCATGCTGGGCCTGCGCATCGTCGCGCCGTTCATCCTCTACGCCATCATGGTCAACCTGGCGGCGGGCTTCGTCAACAAGCTCACGCCGACGATCCCGGTCTACTTCGTCGCCACGCCGTTCGTGATGTTCGGCGGCCTTCTCATGCTCTACTACCTCGCGGGCGAGTTCATGACGCAGTTCCTCCGCGGCTACGCGGCCTGGCTGGTGCGCGGCTGATGGCGTCGGGCACCGGCGACCGGCTGAAGCGCGCCAGGCGCCTCGTCACCGTGCAGGAGCAGATGCGCCGCGCGGCCGAGATCGAGCTCGCCGCCACCCGCGAGCGCGCGGCCGAGATCGAGGCCGACCGGTCGCGGCTGCTCGCGGCGCTCGCCTCCTCCGATCACGGCCCGATGCTGCTGGAGGCCACGGCCAGGCGCCTGCGCGGGCTCGCCGCGCAGGCGACCGCGCTGGAGGCGGAGGCCGCCGCGCAGAGGGAAGCCGTACGCGAGCGGGGCCTCGCCCAGAAGCGCGCCGAATCCCTGGCCGAGCGCCGGGCCGACGATCACCGCCGCGAGGCGGACAAGCGCGACGACCTCGAACGGCTCGACGGGCAGGTGGCGCGGCTCGCGGCCCGCTCGGGCCGTCCCGACGCAAGCCTCCCGTAAGCCAGGGCCGTTAAGATCCTGTTGACGTAACCGATCCTGATTCGAGCCGCCGATGAGCATCTCACCGCCCTCCGACATCGTGCTCGACGTGGCCCGGGCGGCCGATCCGCAGCGCTTCCAGGAGGCCGCCGCCAAGCTGTCGCAGCCCGGCGGCGCCGGCGCCACCGCCTTCGCCGATGCGGCGCGCGATGCCGGCCTCTCGACCCACATGCCGCTCGATGCCCGCGGCTCTCTCCTCAACCTGCAGAACCAGACCGCGCTCACCGGCGCCGGCAGCGACCCCTACAAGAAGTTCGAGGGGCTGGTGATGCAGCAATTCGTCGAGGCGATGATGCCGGAGAAGTCCGAGACCGTGTACGGCAAGGGCAATGCCGGCGGCATCTGGAAGTCGATGCTGGCCGAGCAGATCGGCACCCAGATCGCCAAGGCCGGCGGCATCGGCATCGCCAAGATGCTGAACGCCGCTCATCCGGCTGCCCCCGCCGCGCCGGCGGTGGATGCCGCCAATCCCGCGGCCAAGGTGTGACCGTCATGCTGCTCGCCTGCATCAAGCGGCTCGAAACCG
This region of Methylobacterium sp. SyP6R genomic DNA includes:
- the flgK gene encoding flagellar hook-associated protein FlgK — its product is MGLSLALDSARSALLATSSQIATNARNTAGANDPGYSRKIVSLVTGAGGTTVVVTRASDAALFTRKLSAASAASESQALLDGLTKLSMTVGDTSDAGSPAARLGALNAALQAAANRPDDAGLARTAVESARDLATSLNGAADAVHDARATADQGMADSVARINDLLGQFDIANRAVMRGTASGQDVSDSLDTRDRIVSQLSAEIGISVSDRPGGDMAIYTDSGVTLFDRGARNVSFTPTTAFAAGTVGSAVTVDGVPVTGASSPMRLASGRLAGLASLRDESAVAYENQLDAIAGALIDTFKETGAAGSKTGLFTAGASGALPGSTAGLAGRIALNAAVDPTSGGDVTTLRDGGMNGAAYKANPGTDAAYATRLNGLVAGLATARSFTPGPPLNETATLAGFAADSAGWLEATRKAASGDADYQKTLLGRASDALSNAVGVNGDDETAQMLQLQRAYTASAKILTMVDDLLQTLLTAIR
- a CDS encoding flagellar hook-associated family protein, producing MMTTSYISSLSLWNTPRNAAGRLQTEIATATQEITAGRYADIGLALGSQVSRSFSLRQSTAEIAALKDGNGVTALRLGATQNILQQLQKSADTQFAALTGLTSDKRVAAMAASAGDTLASLTSLLNSSASGQTLFSGINTGVSPIKDGAVANAQAAATAAFQTAFGFRPNDPRASTLTAAQVKNFLEGTVAAQFADPNWGNTWSQASSTAVTSRISLSETVTTSVSANGTAFRQLAEAAIVSSLGLTGLSADAQAVVSDRAMGLLSQASAGLVSLQADLGRSQSRITDANTRLDAQASLFQKELSRLEAVDPAEAKTRLDAAQTQLQMSYSLTAQIQQLSLLKYLS
- the flaF gene encoding flagellar biosynthesis regulator FlaF: MYRFSYSEILEDAPEVGRERERAAFDRALAQLRDVEARGLAGPERTAAVGFVQDLWNVLIADLLGPENALPPALRDDLVSIGAWTMQEVGEVLRSPERSLSALIEVNTSIRDGLR
- the flbT gene encoding flagellar biosynthesis repressor FlbT gives rise to the protein MRLSLRAGERIYINGAVLRVDRKVAIELMNDATFLLESHVLQAEDATTPLRQLYFAAQTMLIDPAQAASARVLYDGLRDGLLATTGEAVLRDGLAAAHALIEGGRLFEALKLIRGLYPLEAALMKAGDAPAVPAPAPALTALARRTRSPERPRERTAVRPPATNRRSAHAALPARDPEA
- the flgD gene encoding flagellar hook assembly protein FlgD, translating into MTVDSTTSATAAAGTSATAAAAKAGSSFAASMNSDTFLTLLMAQLKNQDPTKPMDSTAYVGQLATFSQVEQATKTNTKLDSLLASSFLDQADTVIGRTLTSADGTQTGTVQSVRVTSDGALARLTSGQDVLLTSGVTIQ
- a CDS encoding flagellar biosynthetic protein FliQ, with product MNEVDALELVRAAIWTVIVAAGPAVGAAMLVGIAVALLQALTQIQEVTLTFVPKIVVILLVLLVTGTFIGGQINAFAEAAYGRIATGF
- the flhA gene encoding flagellar biosynthesis protein FlhA, producing MAVGAAPAIERKSRRDFGFAAGIVAILAVLFLPVPALLIDVGLAFSIALSVLILMVALWIQKPLEFSAFPTVLLIATLLRLALGIATTRLILANGQKGVDAAGHVIQGFSQFVMSGDFVIGIVVFLILITVNFLVITKGATRIAEVGARFTLDAIPGKQMAIDADLNAGLIDDKEAQRRRRELEEESAFFGSMDGASKFVRGEAVASLIIIAVNVFGGIIIGTTRHGLPLGTAADIFTKLSVGDGLVSQIPALIVSLAAGLLVSKGGTRGTAEQAVIGQLGAYPRALLVAAAMMGMFALVPGLPFLPFMALSGLLFFIARTIPRRLQAKAAATEAKAKAEEAMKQAETKEKDSVKESLKTPEIELSLGRQVGSQIQASQGELGHRVAKMRRKFARQYGFVVPDIKVADNLALPPKSYQILIHGTVAASQELRPGEMLVVVGDGPKPDVPSDEVREPAFGLKALWVMDSYAAEVRRGGFEPIDGASVLLTHLSEVIRNNLPQFLSYKDMRALLDRLDPEYKRLLDEICPSQISYSGLQAVLKLLLAERVSIRNLHLILEAIAEITPHARRAEQIAEHVRMRMAQQICGDLAENGVLSVLRLGASWDLSFHQSLKRDAKGEVVEFDIDPRLVEQFGTEASEAIRSRMKEVHGFALVTAPDARPYVRMIIERIFPTLPVLSHLEIARGVEIKSLGTVS
- the fliR gene encoding flagellar biosynthesis protein FliR; translation: MTKIGPDSFLAVFLIFCRVGGCLLVVPGFSSPRVPQQVRLLIAGAVSLAIAPLIVPQFEPRLAGQLPVQTLAWIASETLTGLMIGFLGRIFILVLETVMNAASTMVGFGGMPGSPVEGIDPVPAVEGLILLTAAAIIFAADLHWELFRGLVESYSRIPPGEGLGSQLILTRIVDQVTAAFMLGLRIVAPFILYAIMVNLAAGFVNKLTPTIPVYFVATPFVMFGGLLMLYYLAGEFMTQFLRGYAAWLVRG
- a CDS encoding rod-binding protein, which translates into the protein MSISPPSDIVLDVARAADPQRFQEAAAKLSQPGGAGATAFADAARDAGLSTHMPLDARGSLLNLQNQTALTGAGSDPYKKFEGLVMQQFVEAMMPEKSETVYGKGNAGGIWKSMLAEQIGTQIAKAGGIGIAKMLNAAHPAAPAAPAVDAANPAAKV